The region GTTGGTTGTCCTCGGACATGCCATGGCCGCCCATGAACCGACCGCCTTCCGATGAAAAAATGCCGACCGACTGGAGCCCGCGCTCCAGCAGTTTCGACATTCCCTCCACGGTCGGGTCGCTGGCCATGAACACGGCTTTCCGTGGTTCGTCGGTCGTTTCCTTGTCGGCCTTCGGCAGCGCCTTGAACTCTGCCATCTCGGTGACATACGCGTCGTGCTTGGCCTTCTCAAATGCCGCGTGGGGGCGCAGCACCAGGCTGTCCACGGCGCTCTTGCGCTCACCTGACTCCGCCACCGACACCACGAACAGTGAGAGCGGGCTCACTGCGCCATGGGGAAGGACAACGTCAGCGTGTGCTTGGGCAGCAAGGCTGGCCGCTGCTAGCAGGCTGCCACCAATGATGGCGTCAGGCGCCTGAGTTGTGCGCAGCAGGACCGTCGCGCAGTCCCTCATTGCCTTGGGGAACGCCGCCAAAGGGAAGGGCGCCGGCTCTCCCAGCGCACTCACCAGCGGCAGCATGTCGTCCGGCCATGTTTCGGCCACTGGGGCTTCAAACGGCTCAGCAATGACTTGGGCGTCGGTCTTGCTCACAACCGCTGCTCCTTTGCTCTGGAGTTCATCAGTACGTCTGCCCAGTCCTCGCCGACATTTCTTGGCGTGAGGATCCGGCAGTCGAGGCCTGCTTGGTGCGCCCTGGTGGCCAACTTTGCACCGGCGATTTGTCCGGCGCCGTTCTCGTCGTTGTCCGTGTAGATGAGCAGGTTTTCGATACTTCGGTGCCAAACGTAGCCGCGCATTAGTGAGGCACTCGTCGCGGCCTCGACGGGCACGCCGTTCAGCACGAAGCATGCAACCGCTGTTTCAAGTCCCTCCGCAATGGCGATGGTCCGAAGGCCATTGCACACGCGAGGCTTAAACAGCTTGATGCTGCTGCCCACGAGGGGCGCGCTAGCCATGGTAAGTTTCTTGGGGTTTCCCACACGGGCCTTTCCGCCCATGGGATCGAGGTACGTGCGATGGATCGCAACCGCCTCATCGTTCACGTCGGTGACGCGCGACAAGATCGCGGGGAAGTAGCCGATGAGGACACGATCCTCAAAGTACGGCGCGGCCTTGTGAAACCGGAGTACGCGATCCTTGTTCCCGCCGTGGAAGTAGACGTGGCGACTGTGCAGATATTTTCCGCCCAGGTCATGTTGGGTGAGAGGATCGGCCGAATCGAAGAACGCCGCGTTGTCAGCTTTTGCGTGCGTCCTCATCTCTGCTTCTTCAAGGCGCTGCTGTTCTTGCAATCGAGCCGCCTTCGCCACAATTCGGCGCGCTTCGCCTGGGCTACGAACAGGCCCGTTCGCTGCCACGTACTGCTTGAAGTCCGCCCTGAAGTCCCCGACCACCGCTGCCCCATCCGGAAAGAGGCGAATCCAGCCGCTCTTGCTGTGGCGCTTGGACGGGTCGGTCGCGAAGCGGGTGATGCGGTGCGTGTCGAAGTCAGCGGGGCAGCATCCCGGCCAAAGTCGCTCGATCAAGGTTCTGATGTGGGTGAAGCTCATGCTGCCTCCAGATGAAGGCGGCGAACGAGCCACGAGGCCCAGTTCATCGGCAGGTATCCGGTTAGTGCTGCGAAGACGATGGCGCACTTGACGCGGCCGGCTACGCTGGCACAATAGAGGCTTGAGTTTTCATTGGAAGCCGCTTTTCGGGTTGCACCCCGGAGCGGCTTCAGTTTTTTCGCAGACATGAGTTTTCCTTCCTGGCGTCTATGCGCCTGGTGGGTTGAGATGCGATTCGGAGGTCTGGGCGTCAGGTCTTGCGGTTGGTGATCTCCTTGGTCAGACGCCGCACAGGCGGCGAAGCTCCGCCACCGGCCATGCCAAGCGGCCGTTGATACGGGAGGGTTTGATGGGACCTGAATCGAAGCAGGCCCAACTACGGAGCGTCTGGGGCCTGCGATTCAGGTAGTACGCCGCCGCGTCGGTATCGACGGCGGGACGCGTCACCGCCTCAAGCGGCGGATACGTAGCAATGTTGGGTTCGCGTTTCTCCCAGTGGCCCAGCGTGGC is a window of Caenimonas aquaedulcis DNA encoding:
- a CDS encoding DUF7146 domain-containing protein, with the translated sequence MSFTHIRTLIERLWPGCCPADFDTHRITRFATDPSKRHSKSGWIRLFPDGAAVVGDFRADFKQYVAANGPVRSPGEARRIVAKAARLQEQQRLEEAEMRTHAKADNAAFFDSADPLTQHDLGGKYLHSRHVYFHGGNKDRVLRFHKAAPYFEDRVLIGYFPAILSRVTDVNDEAVAIHRTYLDPMGGKARVGNPKKLTMASAPLVGSSIKLFKPRVCNGLRTIAIAEGLETAVACFVLNGVPVEAATSASLMRGYVWHRSIENLLIYTDNDENGAGQIAGAKLATRAHQAGLDCRILTPRNVGEDWADVLMNSRAKEQRL